From a region of the Garciella nitratireducens DSM 15102 genome:
- a CDS encoding uracil-xanthine permease family protein — MEANRPKNTSLFDLDGKPSLGKAAPLSLQHVLAMLVGNVTPAIIVSGVAGLSAEDSTILVQTCMFIAGIATLLQLYPIGGWGFRAGSRLPVIMGVSFAYIPTVLSIVGDYGIAGVLGAQLIGGFMAILVGIFIKPLRKYFPPIVSGTVVLTIGLSLYPVAINYMAGGNGSPGYGSLQNWGIALITLLVVIICNNFTKGYLKLASILVGIMVGYVISIFMGMVDFSAIGKAGWFALPKFGYFGMQFNTTAVITMSIMYIVNSIQAVGDLSATTAGGLDREPTDEELSGGIVGNGVASIIGSLFGGLPTATFSQNVGIVAMNKVVSRFVLAISAVIILLCGFIPKFGALMTTIPQAVLGGATISVFALITMSGMKLIMQEELSARNTSLVGLAVALGMGIDMVPASIEAFPKWFIDIFGSSPVIIATIVAFVLNIILPKKSIVEEQKEREEMDR, encoded by the coding sequence ATGGAAGCGAATAGACCAAAGAATACTTCTTTATTTGACTTAGATGGAAAACCTTCTTTAGGAAAAGCAGCTCCTTTAAGTTTACAACATGTTCTAGCCATGTTGGTTGGAAACGTTACCCCTGCGATCATCGTTTCTGGAGTTGCAGGATTAAGTGCAGAGGATAGTACTATTCTTGTACAGACTTGTATGTTTATTGCAGGAATTGCTACTTTATTACAGCTTTATCCTATTGGGGGATGGGGCTTTAGAGCAGGATCAAGATTACCAGTAATTATGGGAGTAAGTTTTGCTTATATTCCTACTGTATTATCTATTGTAGGAGATTATGGGATTGCTGGAGTATTAGGCGCACAATTGATAGGAGGGTTTATGGCGATTTTAGTAGGAATTTTTATTAAACCTCTTAGAAAGTATTTTCCACCTATTGTTTCAGGGACTGTGGTGCTTACGATAGGATTATCTCTTTATCCTGTAGCGATTAATTATATGGCAGGAGGGAATGGATCTCCTGGTTATGGAAGTCTTCAAAATTGGGGAATTGCCCTGATTACTCTTTTGGTGGTTATTATTTGTAATAATTTTACAAAGGGTTATTTAAAGTTGGCTTCTATATTGGTTGGAATTATGGTAGGATATGTTATTTCTATTTTTATGGGAATGGTAGATTTTTCAGCAATCGGAAAAGCGGGATGGTTTGCTTTACCGAAATTTGGATATTTTGGTATGCAATTTAATACAACTGCAGTGATTACTATGAGTATTATGTATATAGTAAATTCCATTCAAGCTGTAGGGGATTTATCTGCTACAACTGCAGGCGGATTGGATCGAGAGCCCACAGATGAAGAACTTTCTGGTGGAATTGTTGGAAATGGAGTTGCTAGTATCATTGGATCTTTGTTTGGAGGTCTTCCAACTGCAACCTTTAGTCAAAATGTTGGAATTGTTGCTATGAATAAAGTAGTAAGTAGATTTGTATTAGCTATTTCTGCAGTGATTATTTTGCTTTGTGGATTTATTCCTAAATTTGGTGCTTTAATGACAACGATTCCGCAAGCAGTATTAGGAGGAGCAACAATTTCGGTATTTGCACTCATTACTATGTCAGGAATGAAATTAATTATGCAAGAGGAATTATCTGCTAGAAATACTTCTTTAGTAGGATTGGCTGTAGCATTAGGAATGGGAATTGATATGGTACCTGCATCTATAGAAGCATTTCCTAAATGGTTTATTGATATTTTTGGAAGCTCTCCAGTTATTATTGCTACGATAGTTGCATTTGTTCTAAATATTATATTACCTAAAAAGAGTATCGTAGAAGAACAAAAAGAAAGAGAAGAGATGGATCGATAG